Part of the Streptomyces sp. HSG2 genome, TCGCGGGCTCTCGCCTGACAAGGAGCCGCGAAGGGTCCGGAGCAGGGCGCTCCCCCCTTGCCTCGCCTTGCCGAGGCGGTCCCCGAGGTGGCTGGGGGAGGACTCTTCGGCCGTCTCGGCGGGGTGTGTCCTGGGACGGGACTCCCAGCGCTGGGAGTCCGCGTTCCACCGCGTGCGGTTCGCGCTCACCCGGGGCCCTCCCCGTGGACAGGAGACGCCTGAGAGACGCTGCCGACTCCCCGTCGGACCGCCCGTCTCCGGACCGTGCCCGTGCTCGCCCGGTGTCGGGACGGGGTGTCGTCCCGCCCCGGCGTGGCACACTCGGAGGCCGGCGGGACGTCGAGGTTCGACCCCGTCACCAGAGGAGAGTCCCGGTTCCCGCGGTGCTGTGGCCGCGATGAGCACACGTCGGTCGATCGCATCTTCGCCCCCTCACCCTCCGATGACGGCCGTCAGCGCACTGGACAGGGCCCCTGCCGACGTGAACAGCTCCACCAGCCTCTGTGATCCGGTGAGCGACTGCCGCAGTGTCCTGAGACGGGACGGGTCCACGTGTCCGGTGCGGGTGAGTTCCCTCTCCGTCTCGGACAACTCCGCCTCCAACGCCTGATGGCCATCGCCGCTCAGGCGTGCCAGGTCGGCGCGCAGGGCCCGCACGGACGAGAGCAGCTCCGCCATCAGTGGGTCGGGTGCGGCCTGCGGGGCCTGGTGGCTCTCGGCGTGAGCGCCTTGGCCGACGGCCACCGCGCTCTGTGTGACATTGCCGATCGACACGGGACGCTCAGGTGTGGTCATGGGTGTCTGTCCCCTTCTGCTGTCGGTCACCACCGCCGATGGTCGACGCCGAGGCGCCGCCCCCGACGGCGACGGAACTGCCGCCGTCCACATTGCCGATGTGCACGGCTCCCTGGCTGATGTTCACGATCTTCTGGACGAACTCGCCCGTCTGGTAGCCGGCATCGGAGAGGGCGAGCCGAACGCCGTTGGCGATACGATCCTGAACGCCCTTGAGGTACCGGGAGGAGTCCATGTCCTGGAACAGGGACAAGGTGTCCGCGCCGGCGAGCTCACGAACGGAGACGGCGGGCCCCTCGGCCAGCGCCACCTCGTAGCCGCCGGTCCACTTCCGCCAGATGTCGAGGAACGCACGCCACAGTACGGCGACCGAGTCGAAGGGCGAGCAGGGGACTCGACCCAGTGCCCACGCCGCCCTGCCCACCCTGCCGTTGTTGCGGAAGCGATGGGCCAGACGGTCCGCCTCCCTGAAGTCCGCCCGCACCGGCGCCAGTACGTGGGGGGCGATCTCCAGCATGAGCATGCGCCCCTGGGTGTGGATACGGACGAACACGGTGACGACCAGCTCCTCCTCCCATCCACCCACGCGGACGCGCAGGAAGTGGCGCCGCCTCTCGGCGCCCTCCTCGACGGCCTGGGCCCTGTGCTCCTCGAAGTCCTCGGGCCCGTAGGGCGCGTCCCGACGGTCTTCGAGACCCTCGGCCGGCAGGAAGACGCACTCGTCGATCTCCAGGGTGCGCAGGCGGTCTCGCACCGGATGGCTCGCCGCCTCGGCAGGCAGACGCAGCGCCTCCAGCATCGGCCTGACCCTCTCCAGAACCGCGCGATTGCTGATCGGTTGTCGCGGCTTGGAGGGATCGGGGCGCAACTCGACGGCCAACACCCAGGTGTCGAGTGCCCGACCGGCCCCACAGAACGGGTTCGACTCGTTGTACATGATGAGCGGGGAGTGCTGTTCGGCGCGGATGAGCGTCCGGCGCTCTCCGGCCTTCTTCCCGCCGGACAGCTCGGCGGGATCCGTCTGAAGCTGGGCGAAGTGGTCGGGCGACAACTCGGCGGCCATGACTCGGGCGAACTGGCTTCGCTGCCACGCCAGGAGCGCCGCGACGCCGGCGAAGAGCGCGAGCAGCACCCAGCTCTGCAGCTCGCCGACGAGCGCCAGGTCGGAGAGCAAGTCCGGATCGAGCGCGGGGGAGTCGGACTCGACACGGAAACCGGTGGAGGGGGAGGGCGACGCCGGAGCGGAGGAAGAGTCCGACTCCGGACGCAGGACGCCGGTGACGCCGAGGGCGATGCCCACCATCGTGAGGCCGAGCAACAGGCGCCCGGACCAGCGCAGCACCGCGGAAACGGCGCCCCTCCAGCCCGCGGGGTCCCGGGCGGAGCCGCGAACGAGCTTCGCGAGCCAGAGGGGGAAGCCGGCGAAGAGAAGCACCGTCGTCCCGGGAGAGGCGAACAGGGAAGCGAGGAACCAGAGCCCCAGGATCCGCCTCGACCAGGATGTCTCCGCCCGTCGCGCCCTCAGCGCGTGGGCGTGTACGCGCGCGGCGTCGATACCGAGGGAAGGGGCGACCACCCGCTGCGCGTTGAGGTCCAGCTCGTCCAGGACGCGGTCGCGGAAGGAGGTGTCGAGGTAGTTCCCCGCGCACAGGAAGCGTGTCGCCTCGCTCGCGGACGGTGGGGTCCGGGGCGCGGGGTCGGCGGAGGGCGCTCCCTTGTGTCCGCCTGGGGGGACCGACGCTTGTTGTGGCAGGTGATCAGTGCGCAAACCATCCCCTGAAGGTGTGACATTTCACCCATTGGGCGGGTCCGAGTAGATGCACAGCGTAGAGGGGGAGCGTGCTCGACGATAGGGGTCGGGTTCATCCAGAACGGAAGAGATCGTCTTTGGATCGAAAATTCACACTATGGACAACCTCTGATCGTACCGGCCTACTTGGCGCCTCCCGCGTCTCGCCCGCACCCCCTGTACGCGGTCCGCGGTTCCTGCGGGAGCGCGGTGCGGCGCGGGTTGCGAGGGTGGTGCCGTTCCGGTTCCGGACGCGACCCTCGCCGGAGTTCGCGGGTCGAGCGATCGTGGGTGTCGCGTGGCTCGGAGGCGGCCCGCCCGACAGATCCGGGTTGTGCGCGGACGTGGGGGCTTGTACGGGCGTGGCGCGTGACCGGGTCCCGGGGCGTCGCGTCGCCCCGGAGTCGGTGTGTGGCGCCGCGGGAGGAGCCGCGGGATGGACGACGATGTTCAGCGACGAGGACGAGACGGGGGCGGGCGTTCTGGCCCAGTTGGGCGGCCAGTTGACGTTGTCTCGGAATCGGCCGGGCCGGGATCGGGGCGGCCGGGATCGGGCGGGGTTCGGTTCGCCGGCCGGGTACTCGGCCTCCACGATCGCGCAGGCGCACCCCCCGACGGAATCGCAGGCGTTGATCGGCACGTTGTCGGGAGAGGTATGAGCGGGTACAGGCATGGGGCGGAGGCCACTGGGCCGGCCTGGTTGACGGACACGGACAGCGCCGGCGACGGCGGCCAGTGCGTGGAGGCGGCGGCCGGGAGGGGCGCCGCGCACGTCCGGGACTCGAAGGACACGGAACGTCCCGCGCTGACCGTGGACTCGGCGGCCTGGGCCTCGTTCGTGCGCTTCGCGGTGGACTGACGGGGGCGGCTCGCTCCGGTGACGGGTGCTCGACGCGGGCCGCCGGTGGAGAGCGGCCCGCGTCGCCCCTCAGCGGGCCAGCGCCGAGGTGGTCAACAGGGCGGTGCAGGCCGTGGCGGCGATGAGTCCCGTGGCGGTCCACCGGGCCAACGCCCCGGCGCCCCGCGCGGGGGCGGGGCGCCGGGCCGGTGTGCCGAGGAGCGCCGCCCAGTAGTGCGCCTCCTCCCTCGCCGCCCGGCGGCGGAGGAACGCCGCCCGCAGCAGCAGGCCGGCACAGGCGAGACCGGAGAGGGCGGGGACCGCCACGAGGGCCGGCCCGACCGCCCCGGCGAGGAGGAGTACGGCGAGGGCCGGGGCCGTGCCCCAGCCGGTCAGGCAGGCCAGGGCCGCCACGCGGCGGGCCGGTGGCCGGTCGGCGCCCGCTCGGACGTCGGCGAGAGCGGGCACGTACCAGACGCAGCCCGAGGCGAACAGCACCGCCAGGGTGAGGACGATCGGGAACACGGCGTCGCTCCTCTCAGTGGCCGGCGGTCTGCTGAGCCCGCTCCAGCGCGGTGATCTCGGGGTGGTGCAGGTCGAACGCCGGGGCCTCGGAGCGGATCCTCGGCAGCCGTTCGAAGTTGTGCCGAGGCGGCGGGCAGGAGGTCGCCCACTCCAGCGAGCGGCCGTAGCCCCACGGATCGTCGGTGTCGACCGGCTTGCCGTACCGGGCCGTCTTCCAGACGTTGTAGAAGAACGGCAGGAAGGACAGGCCCAGGAGGAACGACCCGATGGAGGACAGGGTGTTCAGCGCGGTGAAGCCGTCCGCGGCGAGGTAGTCCGCGTACCGACGGGGCATGCCTTCCACGCCGAGCCAGTGCTGGACCAGGAAGGTCATGTGGAAGCCGATGGTCAGCGTCCAGAAGGTGATCTTGCCGAGTCGCTCGTCGAGGAGCTTGCCGGTGAACTTCGGCCACCAGAAGTGGAAGCCGGCGAACATCGCGTACACCACCGTCCCGAAGAGCGTGTAGTGGAAGTGGGCCACGACGAAGTACGAGTCGGAGGTGTGGAAGTCCAGGGGCGGGGAGGCCAGGATCACGCCGGTCAGGCCGCCGAAGAGGAAGGTGACGAGGAAGCCGGTCGCCCACAGCATCGGCGTCTCGAAGGACAGTGAGCCCTTCCACATGGTGCCGATCCAGTTGAAGAACTTCACGCCCGTCGGCACCGCGATGAGGAAGGTCATGAACGAGAAGAAGGGGAGCAACACCCCGCCCGTGACGTACATGTGGTGCGCCCAGACGGTCACCGAGAGGCCGGCGATGGCGATGGTCGCCCCGATCAGCCCCATGTAGCCGAACATCGGCTTCCGGGAGAAGACCGGGATGACCTCGGAGACTATCCCGAAGAAGGGCAACGCCAGGACGTACACCTCGGGATGCCCGAAGAACCAGAACAGGTGCTGCCAGAGCAGTGCGCCGCCGTTGGCCGCGTCGAAGACGTGCGAGCCGAACCTGCGGTCCATCTCCAGGGCGAAGAGCGCCGCCGCCAGCACCGGGAACACCATCAGGATCAGCACACCGGTGAGCAGCACGTTCCAGGTGAAGATCGGCATCCGGAACATCGTCATGCCGGGCGCGCGCATGCAGATGATCGTGGTGATGAAGTTGACCGCGCCGAGGATCGAACCGAAGCCGGACAGTGCGACACCCATGATCCACAGGTCCGCGCCGAGACCCGGGGAGTGCACCTCGTCCGACAACGGCACGTACAGGAACCAGCCGAAGGAGGCCGCGCCACCCGGGGTCAGGAACCCGCCGGCCGCGATCAGCGAGCCGAACAGGAAGAGCCAGAAGGCCAGCATGTTCAGGCGAGGGAACGCCACGTCGGGGGTGCCGATCTGGAGCGGCATGATCCAGTTGGCGAAGCCGGTGAAGAGCGGCATCGCGAACAGCAGCAGCATGATCGAGCCGTGCATGGTGAACGCCTGGTTGAACTGTTCGTTCGAGACGATCTGCGTTCCCGGCCGGGCCAGTTCCGCCCGCATCACCAAGGCGAGCACGCCCCCGATCGCGAAGAAGACCAGCGACGCCACGAGGTACATCGTGCCGATCTTCTTGTGGTCGGTCGTGGTCAGCCACTCCACCCAGTTCGGTCGCCCGCGATACGCGCCGGTCGTCGCCGGTGCTCGTGTTCCGGTGGCGACCCCATGTCGGGTGCCTGTCTCTTCTGCCGTGCCCACCGGACGGAAACCTCCAGAGATCGATTGCTGCCGCCACATGATCAGCGGCGGGGGGAGGGGGTCGAACAGGGTCCAACGGCCCCGCCGGACGGGACCCGCGACCCCCGAACACCGGGACGACCAGCCACGACGTCGGGCACACGGGGACGGACACGTGGACACGGGCCGTGCGCGTGAGCGGTGGACTTCGGGTCGAGATGCCGTCGCGGCGGTGTGAGCCTCGGGGTGGTGTGGCAGGGGACCGGTCGCCGTGCCGGCGACCGCGCGTGCCGAGACCCGCGTCACGCCCGGGCT contains:
- a CDS encoding DUF397 domain-containing protein, with product MSGYRHGAEATGPAWLTDTDSAGDGGQCVEAAAGRGAAHVRDSKDTERPALTVDSAAWASFVRFAVD
- the ctaD gene encoding cytochrome c oxidase subunit I, translating into MGTAEETGTRHGVATGTRAPATTGAYRGRPNWVEWLTTTDHKKIGTMYLVASLVFFAIGGVLALVMRAELARPGTQIVSNEQFNQAFTMHGSIMLLLFAMPLFTGFANWIMPLQIGTPDVAFPRLNMLAFWLFLFGSLIAAGGFLTPGGAASFGWFLYVPLSDEVHSPGLGADLWIMGVALSGFGSILGAVNFITTIICMRAPGMTMFRMPIFTWNVLLTGVLILMVFPVLAAALFALEMDRRFGSHVFDAANGGALLWQHLFWFFGHPEVYVLALPFFGIVSEVIPVFSRKPMFGYMGLIGATIAIAGLSVTVWAHHMYVTGGVLLPFFSFMTFLIAVPTGVKFFNWIGTMWKGSLSFETPMLWATGFLVTFLFGGLTGVILASPPLDFHTSDSYFVVAHFHYTLFGTVVYAMFAGFHFWWPKFTGKLLDERLGKITFWTLTIGFHMTFLVQHWLGVEGMPRRYADYLAADGFTALNTLSSIGSFLLGLSFLPFFYNVWKTARYGKPVDTDDPWGYGRSLEWATSCPPPRHNFERLPRIRSEAPAFDLHHPEITALERAQQTAGH